The Prevotella sp. E9-3 genome has a window encoding:
- the cls gene encoding cardiolipin synthase, with amino-acid sequence MDAMNLCLILYQVIVIIAVIHVVMDNRQPAKTMVWALILYFVPIIGILAYIFFGVNTRRKRLVSRRSLDQLTRRSMFKYAEQPDLVLPEEEKPLIDLFINQNFSLPFGGNDLSMITNGHDFFLQLLRDIGKAEHHIHIDLYIFEDDALGRLIADALIDRARHGVEVRIVYDDVGCWGVKKRFFERMREAGIEAVPFMPVHFPPFTSKANYRNHRKLIVIDGNVGYIGGMNIALRYTFSTWRDTMVRIEGRGVYSLQRAFLTDWYFADRTLLSDKKYYPVIPVEKTNTETLLQTVTSGPSSPEPEILQGYLHIILNARRYIYIETPYFLPTNSLLFALKTAVTTGVNVRLLVPRNGDTWLTSWASRSYLREVSEAGVQVFLYEAGFLHSKLMVCDDHIATCGSTNIDFRSLENNFEANTFFYGKETAQRMRDIFLNDEKRSTPLTDIPDRISPSFRIRLWESFTRMLSPLL; translated from the coding sequence ATGGACGCAATGAACCTGTGCTTAATTCTCTATCAGGTGATTGTGATTATCGCAGTCATTCATGTCGTCATGGACAATCGTCAACCCGCCAAAACAATGGTATGGGCACTCATCCTTTATTTTGTGCCTATCATCGGTATCTTAGCCTATATCTTCTTTGGCGTAAACACACGCCGCAAACGACTTGTCAGCCGACGCTCGCTCGACCAGCTGACACGCCGTTCCATGTTTAAGTATGCCGAACAGCCCGACTTAGTATTACCAGAAGAGGAGAAACCACTGATTGACCTATTCATCAATCAAAACTTCTCGCTTCCTTTCGGCGGCAACGACCTAAGCATGATTACCAACGGGCACGACTTTTTCCTTCAGCTTCTACGCGACATCGGTAAAGCTGAACACCATATACACATAGATCTCTATATTTTTGAGGATGATGCCTTGGGCCGTCTGATTGCCGATGCCCTTATTGATCGTGCCCGTCACGGTGTGGAAGTGCGGATTGTCTATGATGATGTGGGCTGTTGGGGCGTAAAAAAACGTTTCTTTGAAAGAATGCGCGAGGCCGGTATTGAGGCTGTTCCCTTCATGCCTGTACACTTTCCGCCTTTCACCAGCAAGGCCAACTACCGTAACCACCGCAAACTCATTGTTATCGATGGCAACGTAGGTTATATCGGTGGCATGAACATTGCCCTGCGCTACACCTTCTCCACCTGGCGCGACACAATGGTTCGTATCGAAGGGCGAGGCGTTTATTCTCTGCAGCGCGCTTTCCTTACCGACTGGTACTTTGCCGACCGGACCCTTCTGAGCGACAAGAAATACTATCCTGTCATTCCTGTAGAGAAGACAAACACCGAGACACTCCTTCAAACCGTTACCAGCGGCCCCTCATCGCCCGAACCGGAAATATTGCAGGGCTATCTGCACATCATTCTCAATGCCCGTCGCTATATTTATATTGAGACACCCTATTTCCTTCCCACCAACTCCCTGCTCTTTGCCTTAAAGACAGCGGTTACCACAGGTGTGAACGTGCGACTGCTGGTGCCCCGCAACGGCGATACCTGGCTCACCAGCTGGGCCAGTCGCAGCTATCTTCGTGAGGTATCTGAAGCCGGAGTCCAGGTATTCCTCTACGAAGCAGGATTTTTACATTCAAAACTAATGGTGTGTGATGACCATATCGCCACGTGTGGCTCAACGAATATTGACTTCCGTTCACTGGAAAATAATTTTGAAGCCAATACATTCTTCTATGGTAAGGAGACGGCTCAGCGGATGCGTGATATTTTCCTAAACGATGAAAAACGGAGTACGCCTCTTACCGATATTCCCGACCGTATTTCGCCTTCGTTCCGCATACGTCTTTGGGAGAGTTTCACCCGTATGCTATCTCCATTACTTTAA
- a CDS encoding RsmD family RNA methyltransferase — translation MRVITGIFKGRHFEVPRSFKARPTTDFAKENIFNVLSAYLDFEGATALDLFSGTGSITLEMLSRGCSQVVSVEMDRDHHRFITDCLKKLEVGSSPSSTPSCVPLRADVFRFLKSCRQQFDFIFADPPYALKELPQIPDLVLGKNLLKDGGVFVFEHGKDNDFSNHPCFIEHRAYGSVNFSLFKLK, via the coding sequence ATGCGAGTTATTACAGGAATCTTTAAAGGCCGTCATTTTGAGGTGCCCCGTTCGTTCAAGGCACGTCCGACAACCGATTTTGCCAAAGAGAATATTTTCAACGTACTGTCTGCCTATCTGGACTTTGAGGGTGCTACTGCTCTCGACCTTTTTTCAGGTACGGGAAGTATCACACTTGAGATGCTGTCGCGCGGCTGTAGTCAGGTGGTCAGTGTGGAGATGGATCGCGACCATCACCGTTTCATCACTGATTGTCTGAAGAAACTGGAAGTGGGTTCATCACCCTCATCAACACCTTCGTGTGTTCCATTGCGTGCCGATGTGTTCCGTTTCCTGAAAAGCTGTCGTCAGCAGTTTGATTTTATCTTTGCCGATCCTCCCTATGCCTTGAAGGAATTGCCACAGATTCCCGACCTCGTTTTAGGAAAGAATCTATTGAAAGATGGAGGTGTATTTGTTTTTGAGCATGGTAAAGATAATGATTTCTCCAATCATCCCTGCTTCATAGAGCATCGCGCTTATGGAAGCGTGAACTTCTCGCTGTTCAAGTTAAAGTAA
- a CDS encoding DUF3822 family protein, with the protein MEKPEKIINNLRMTIRVGRGTLSFSMPDEQNTKVLFEPYVVKSGVSMPANLREAFKSMDFLKQIPSKARLIVDSDVLMVPLSLYDENESKTMYDQAFPGNEQNVLFSTALPDLNVVAVSSLSKDLKLVVDDHFQDVTILPVMMPVWNHLHQRSFTGSNQKLFGYFHERRLDVFCFQQNRFKFCNSYDVKYMRDAVFYLLYVWNQLQMNQQNDELHLVGDVFQGETLSGIERDELLGELRKFLQKVYVINPSADFNRAQVTKIKGMPYDLQTLFVKGKMGTRN; encoded by the coding sequence ATGGAAAAGCCCGAAAAAATCATCAACAATCTCAGAATGACCATTCGAGTGGGACGTGGAACACTGTCGTTCTCAATGCCCGATGAGCAAAACACGAAGGTGTTGTTTGAGCCTTATGTGGTGAAGAGCGGTGTGTCGATGCCCGCAAACCTTCGTGAGGCTTTTAAATCGATGGACTTTCTGAAGCAGATTCCCTCAAAAGCCCGACTGATAGTGGACAGCGATGTGCTGATGGTGCCACTGAGTCTGTATGATGAGAATGAGTCAAAGACAATGTACGACCAGGCATTCCCTGGTAATGAGCAGAATGTACTGTTCAGCACCGCTTTGCCCGATTTGAATGTGGTGGCGGTGTCGTCGTTGAGCAAAGACTTGAAACTGGTGGTCGATGATCATTTTCAGGATGTGACGATTCTTCCGGTTATGATGCCCGTATGGAATCATCTGCATCAGCGTAGTTTTACAGGCTCTAATCAGAAACTCTTCGGCTATTTCCATGAACGCAGACTGGATGTGTTCTGTTTTCAGCAGAACCGTTTCAAATTCTGTAACTCCTATGATGTGAAATACATGCGCGATGCAGTTTTCTATTTGCTTTATGTATGGAATCAGTTACAGATGAACCAGCAGAATGACGAGTTGCATCTGGTGGGCGATGTGTTTCAAGGTGAAACGCTCAGCGGTATTGAGCGTGATGAATTGCTGGGAGAGTTGCGTAAGTTCCTGCAGAAAGTGTATGTGATAAATCCTTCGGCCGATTTTAACCGTGCACAGGTAACGAAGATCAAGGGAATGCCCTATGACCTTCAAACGTTGTTTGTAAAAGGAAAAATGGGGACCAGGAACTAA
- a CDS encoding U32 family peptidase, with protein MKLNDFEIMAPVGSRESLAAAIQAGADSIYFGIEKLNMRAHSASTFTIDDLREIAATCREHGMKSYLTVNTIIYEEDIELMHQIIDAAHEAEISAVIASDVAVMTYCRKVGQEVHLSTQLNISNIEALRFYAQFADVVVLARELRMEQVADIYRHIEEEHICGPSGEQIRIEMFCHGALCMAISGKCYMSLDNANRSANRGECVQICRRSYTVTDNETGHQLEIDNKYIMSPKDLKTVRFIDKMMNSGVRVFKIEGRARGPEYVYTVVKCYKEAIQAVLDGTFTEDRKDQWDEQLARVFNRGFWDGYYQGQTLGEWNTSYGSNATERKVYVGRGVKYFSRLGVAEFSVEATTFKLGDKLLVTGPTTGVMYLTATEIHDNDGNPVEEAPQGTRIAIPVTGKIRPSDKLFKLVTVEPKS; from the coding sequence ATGAAACTAAACGATTTTGAAATTATGGCTCCCGTCGGCTCGCGCGAATCGCTGGCCGCAGCCATTCAGGCAGGTGCCGATAGCATTTATTTCGGTATAGAGAAACTGAACATGCGTGCCCACTCTGCCTCTACATTTACAATCGATGATTTGCGTGAGATAGCTGCTACCTGTCGTGAGCATGGCATGAAGAGCTATCTGACAGTAAATACCATCATCTACGAGGAAGATATTGAACTGATGCATCAGATTATTGATGCTGCCCATGAAGCGGAAATATCAGCTGTCATAGCCAGCGATGTGGCCGTGATGACTTATTGTAGAAAGGTGGGACAGGAAGTGCACCTTTCTACACAGCTGAATATTTCGAATATCGAGGCATTGCGCTTCTACGCCCAGTTTGCCGATGTGGTGGTGCTGGCCCGTGAGTTGCGCATGGAGCAGGTGGCCGATATCTACCGTCATATTGAGGAAGAGCATATTTGCGGCCCCAGCGGCGAACAGATACGTATAGAGATGTTCTGTCATGGAGCCCTCTGTATGGCTATCAGTGGCAAGTGCTACATGAGTCTGGATAATGCCAACCGTTCGGCCAACCGTGGTGAGTGCGTGCAGATTTGTCGCCGCAGCTATACCGTCACCGACAACGAGACTGGTCATCAGTTGGAGATAGATAATAAGTATATCATGTCGCCCAAGGATCTGAAAACCGTTCGCTTCATCGACAAGATGATGAACAGTGGCGTAAGGGTGTTCAAGATAGAGGGCCGTGCCCGTGGTCCTGAATATGTATATACGGTGGTGAAGTGCTATAAAGAAGCTATTCAGGCCGTACTTGACGGTACCTTTACTGAAGACAGGAAAGACCAATGGGACGAGCAGTTGGCACGTGTGTTCAACCGCGGTTTCTGGGATGGATACTATCAGGGACAGACACTGGGCGAGTGGAACACCAGCTATGGTTCGAACGCTACCGAGCGCAAGGTCTATGTGGGCCGTGGTGTAAAATATTTCTCGCGTCTGGGCGTAGCAGAGTTCTCTGTGGAGGCTACAACCTTCAAACTTGGAGATAAACTTCTGGTTACCGGACCAACTACAGGCGTGATGTATCTTACCGCTACAGAGATTCACGACAATGATGGAAATCCTGTGGAAGAGGCTCCTCAAGGAACACGTATTGCTATTCCTGTCACAGGAAAGATACGCCCCAGCGATAAGTTGTTCAAACTGGTGACCGTAGAACCGAAGAGCTAA
- a CDS encoding pitrilysin family protein, with the protein MRRIAFLFAAAFISLSVQAQLDIKELKLSNGMTVWLNEDHSQPKVFGAVVVKAGAKDCPNTGIAHYFEHIMFKGTDRIGTTDYEREKPWLDSISAAYDLLSRTKDEAARTHIQKHINELSLKAADYIIPNEFGRLISKYGGSELNAGTSYDMTFYHNSFLPQFLEQWCWLNSERLIKPVFRGFQGELENVYEEKNRAADNMGDAQEKIFSAVFKTQPYAYPIIGSTESLKNPRLSDMAAFFKKYYVASNMGLILCGDIKPDAALIVLLEKTFGRVQTGPAPERIKSPMPTIAAGEREEIKLPIPLIGAEALIFKAPTEFEADANALDLANKLLYNGKAGLLDSLVNEHKLMMAAAMSASLDDAAGSGIVVIPNLFGKMKKAEARVMEQIKKVMDGEFTDEQMEALKQEMVMEAQRDLETIDSRSDLLISVFFKGRTWQDVLNKIENIRRLTKQDVVAAARKYYGANYITLVKKYGTPDKETLKQPGYKPVNPKNTDAKSDFARQLEQLPVEHATIRTVDLERDVTMIQLESHTPLYYKENPVNDIFSFTIRYKDGDLHTPALKHLADYLSQLGTDSLKKQQLEQAWQRISTTMEIVPGDVAFSINLTGPESQLEPALKLLAHFLHSAKGDDKALKELKDNDKVERKAFGKQKDDVIGPMIHKVLYGQKSAYLTQLNKKEVKALKNEDLLNLFHELQQYECKLFYSGKKPVSEVSSLMKQTLPLSQCRRQQADTFRPAQQYDEPTVFFYHVPKSRQNLVMSYDAIDALPTAQERAVFRLWSEYFGGSMSSVLFQNVREFRSLAYSTGGKEFTTSMALHPNEMQGYVTVTGTQADKTMEALSTIDSLLHQMPMKTENLEAARQGVLNDIQNAFPTFRTVGKYVANQRRDGYTVNPETEMAGLVSKVTAKEMEQFHKQHVASHKNRVWVVIGDRKLTDMKALARYGKVVELRKEDVRR; encoded by the coding sequence ATGAGACGTATTGCTTTTCTTTTTGCAGCAGCCTTTATAAGTCTGTCTGTCCAGGCACAGTTGGATATCAAGGAATTGAAACTCAGTAACGGCATGACCGTTTGGCTGAACGAGGACCACTCGCAGCCAAAGGTGTTTGGCGCCGTAGTGGTGAAGGCTGGTGCCAAGGACTGTCCCAATACGGGTATAGCCCACTACTTTGAACATATCATGTTTAAGGGTACCGACCGTATAGGAACTACCGACTATGAGAGAGAAAAGCCGTGGCTGGACAGTATCTCTGCTGCATACGACCTGCTGAGCAGAACAAAGGATGAGGCAGCGCGCACTCATATTCAGAAGCATATCAACGAACTGAGTCTCAAGGCCGCCGACTATATCATTCCCAATGAGTTCGGACGGCTCATCTCAAAGTATGGCGGTAGCGAACTGAATGCTGGCACAAGCTATGATATGACCTTTTACCATAACTCGTTCCTCCCTCAGTTCTTGGAACAATGGTGCTGGCTTAATTCTGAACGCCTGATAAAACCAGTGTTCCGCGGTTTTCAGGGCGAACTGGAGAATGTCTATGAGGAGAAGAACCGCGCTGCCGATAATATGGGCGATGCGCAGGAAAAGATATTCAGTGCCGTGTTCAAGACTCAGCCTTATGCCTATCCTATCATCGGTTCTACCGAGAGTCTGAAGAATCCGCGACTGTCGGATATGGCAGCCTTTTTCAAGAAATACTATGTGGCATCAAACATGGGCCTGATTCTTTGTGGCGATATCAAGCCTGACGCAGCGCTGATAGTATTGCTGGAGAAGACCTTCGGGCGTGTGCAGACCGGTCCTGCGCCAGAGCGAATTAAGAGTCCTATGCCTACGATTGCGGCCGGCGAGCGTGAGGAGATAAAACTGCCAATCCCACTGATTGGTGCTGAGGCTTTGATATTCAAGGCTCCAACAGAGTTTGAGGCAGATGCTAATGCGCTCGACTTGGCTAACAAGCTGCTATATAACGGTAAGGCTGGCCTTCTGGATTCGTTGGTCAACGAACACAAGTTGATGATGGCTGCGGCTATGAGTGCCTCGTTGGATGATGCAGCAGGTTCTGGCATTGTGGTCATTCCCAACCTCTTCGGTAAGATGAAAAAGGCTGAGGCCCGTGTTATGGAGCAGATCAAAAAGGTGATGGACGGCGAGTTTACTGACGAGCAGATGGAAGCCCTGAAGCAAGAAATGGTGATGGAGGCACAGCGTGACTTGGAAACTATCGACAGTCGTTCGGATCTGCTGATATCCGTTTTCTTTAAAGGGCGCACCTGGCAGGATGTGCTCAACAAAATAGAGAATATACGCAGACTGACAAAGCAGGATGTAGTGGCTGCGGCCAGGAAATACTATGGTGCCAACTATATCACACTGGTCAAGAAATACGGAACACCCGACAAAGAAACACTGAAACAGCCCGGCTACAAGCCCGTGAACCCGAAGAACACTGATGCGAAGTCGGACTTTGCCCGTCAGCTGGAGCAGTTGCCGGTGGAGCATGCAACGATACGTACTGTTGACCTTGAACGGGATGTGACGATGATTCAGCTTGAATCGCATACACCACTATATTATAAGGAGAACCCGGTGAACGATATTTTCTCGTTTACCATCAGATATAAGGATGGCGATCTGCACACACCGGCCCTTAAACATCTGGCCGACTATTTGTCGCAGTTGGGCACCGACTCACTGAAGAAACAGCAATTGGAACAAGCCTGGCAGCGCATCAGTACCACGATGGAGATAGTGCCTGGCGACGTGGCTTTCAGTATTAATCTCACCGGACCGGAAAGTCAGCTGGAACCAGCACTCAAGCTGTTGGCGCATTTTCTGCATTCAGCTAAGGGCGACGATAAAGCGCTCAAGGAGTTGAAAGATAACGACAAGGTGGAGCGTAAGGCTTTTGGCAAACAGAAAGACGATGTGATAGGACCAATGATTCACAAGGTACTCTACGGCCAAAAATCTGCTTATCTCACCCAGCTAAATAAAAAAGAGGTGAAAGCTTTGAAGAACGAGGACTTGCTCAACCTCTTCCACGAGTTGCAACAGTATGAGTGTAAACTGTTCTATAGCGGAAAGAAACCTGTAAGTGAGGTGTCAAGCCTGATGAAACAGACACTGCCTTTGTCGCAATGCCGTCGCCAACAGGCCGACACTTTCCGTCCTGCCCAGCAATACGACGAGCCGACGGTGTTCTTCTACCATGTGCCTAAGTCGCGTCAGAACCTGGTGATGAGCTACGACGCCATCGATGCACTGCCAACGGCTCAAGAGCGTGCGGTGTTCCGTTTGTGGAGTGAGTATTTCGGTGGTAGCATGTCGTCGGTGCTGTTCCAGAACGTGCGTGAGTTCCGTTCGCTGGCCTATTCAACGGGAGGAAAAGAGTTTACTACCAGTATGGCGCTTCATCCCAATGAGATGCAGGGCTATGTGACGGTGACCGGTACACAAGCCGACAAAACGATGGAAGCCCTTTCAACCATTGACAGCCTGTTGCATCAGATGCCGATGAAGACGGAGAACCTGGAGGCAGCACGTCAGGGTGTGCTCAACGATATTCAGAATGCATTCCCCACCTTCCGTACGGTAGGAAAGTATGTGGCCAATCAGCGTCGGGATGGCTATACCGTTAATCCCGAGACAGAGATGGCAGGCCTTGTGTCGAAAGTTACTGCCAAGGAAATGGAGCAGTTCCATAAGCAACATGTTGCCAGTCATAAAAACCGCGTTTGGGTGGTGATTGGCGATAGGAAACTTACTGACATGAAAGCCCTTGCCCGATATGGTAAAGTTGTGGAACTGAGGAAGGAAGACGTCCGTAGGTAG
- the cysS gene encoding cysteine--tRNA ligase, with translation MESKLVIYNTLTRQKERFEPLHAPNVGMYVCGPTVYGDPHLGHARPAITFDLVFRYLKHLGYKVRYVRNITDVGHLEHDADEGEDKIAKKARLEQLEPMEIAQYYTNRYHQAMDALGCLRPSIEPHATGHIIEQQQLVKQIMDNGFAYVSNGSVYFDIEAYNKKHKYGILSGRSLENIKDASRELDGIGEKHNQADFALWKKAQPEHIMRWPSPWSDGFPGWHCECTAMGRKYLGEEFDIHGGGMDLVFPHHECEIAQAVASMGHPAVKYWMHNNMLTINGQKMGKSYNNFITLEQFFTGKHELLSKAYSPMVIRFFILSAHYRGTVDFSDEALQAAEKGLEKLMNGINDLERVQASDKCDAETDKIVKSLREKCYDAMNDDLATPQVLSYLFEACTVVNKLIDHKATICPDCLKELKEVMHLFAFDILGLQPQNAGADNAGREEAFGKVVDMVLDLRAKAKANKDWATSDQIRDELAAAGFEVKDTKDGVTWKLNK, from the coding sequence ATGGAATCAAAACTTGTTATCTATAACACGCTGACGCGACAGAAAGAACGTTTCGAACCCCTGCATGCCCCCAACGTGGGTATGTATGTGTGTGGTCCCACCGTTTATGGTGATCCCCATCTGGGTCATGCACGTCCGGCCATTACGTTCGATTTGGTGTTCCGCTATCTGAAACATCTGGGCTATAAGGTGCGCTATGTGCGCAACATTACCGATGTAGGCCACTTGGAGCACGATGCCGACGAAGGCGAGGACAAGATAGCTAAGAAAGCGCGCCTGGAGCAGTTGGAGCCTATGGAGATAGCTCAGTACTATACCAACCGCTACCATCAGGCAATGGACGCATTAGGATGCTTGCGCCCTTCTATCGAGCCGCATGCCACCGGACATATCATCGAGCAGCAGCAACTGGTGAAGCAGATTATGGACAACGGTTTTGCCTATGTGTCGAACGGTTCGGTGTATTTCGATATTGAGGCTTACAACAAGAAACATAAGTACGGAATCCTCTCCGGTCGTTCACTGGAGAATATTAAGGATGCCAGTCGTGAGCTGGACGGTATCGGCGAGAAGCACAATCAGGCTGACTTCGCTTTGTGGAAGAAGGCTCAGCCCGAACACATCATGCGCTGGCCATCGCCTTGGAGCGACGGTTTCCCAGGTTGGCACTGTGAGTGCACGGCCATGGGACGTAAGTACCTGGGTGAAGAGTTCGATATCCATGGCGGCGGTATGGACCTGGTGTTCCCCCATCACGAGTGCGAGATAGCACAGGCCGTGGCTTCGATGGGTCATCCTGCCGTGAAATACTGGATGCACAACAACATGCTGACCATCAACGGACAGAAGATGGGTAAGTCATACAACAACTTCATCACCCTGGAACAGTTCTTCACCGGCAAGCACGAGCTGCTGTCGAAAGCCTATTCGCCCATGGTGATTCGTTTCTTCATCCTCTCGGCCCACTATCGCGGCACCGTAGATTTCAGCGATGAGGCTCTGCAGGCTGCCGAGAAAGGACTGGAGAAACTGATGAACGGAATCAACGATCTGGAGCGTGTTCAGGCTTCTGACAAGTGTGATGCCGAAACCGACAAGATAGTGAAGTCGCTGCGTGAGAAGTGCTATGACGCCATGAACGACGACTTGGCTACTCCACAGGTGCTGAGCTATCTGTTTGAGGCTTGCACAGTGGTAAACAAACTTATTGACCACAAGGCCACCATCTGTCCCGACTGCCTGAAGGAACTGAAAGAGGTGATGCACCTCTTCGCTTTCGACATCCTGGGTCTGCAGCCTCAGAATGCCGGTGCCGATAACGCTGGCCGTGAGGAAGCTTTCGGAAAGGTGGTTGACATGGTGCTCGACCTGCGTGCCAAGGCTAAGGCCAATAAGGACTGGGCCACCAGCGACCAGATTCGCGATGAGCTGGCTGCTGCCGGCTTTGAGGTGAAAGACACGAAAGACGGCGTCACTTGGAAATTGAACAAGTAA